One Campylobacter concisus DNA segment encodes these proteins:
- the rlmN gene encoding 23S rRNA (adenine(2503)-C(2))-methyltransferase RlmN: MKNLLDLSIEELKELVSPSFRATQIYEWVYKKNATEFSQMLNLPKDMRHDLAEKFYLDPLKCVKFEQSSDGSIKYLFELKDGLKIESVLLPMKEEISDEDGKISRHARYTVCVSSQVGCKMGCAFCLTAKGGLVRNLTAGEIVGQILWIKRENNIPYERRINVVYMGMGEPLDNLANVSKAIKILALNEGLAISPRRQTVSTSGLGSQIKKLGEMDLGVLLAISLHAVTNELRSRLMPINKAYNIEAVMDAVRGFPIDMRKRVMFEYLVIKDLNDSVSDAKKLVKLLHGIKAKVNLIYFNPHEGSEFGRPELSSMLKFQEYLRDHGITCTIRQSKGLDISAACGQLKQRNENPKFKANVSDNSATKVHENFANDETNVSKK; the protein is encoded by the coding sequence GTGAAAAATTTGCTTGATCTTAGCATTGAAGAGTTAAAAGAGCTGGTCTCTCCCTCTTTTAGAGCGACGCAAATTTATGAGTGGGTTTACAAAAAAAATGCTACGGAATTTAGCCAAATGCTAAATTTGCCAAAAGATATGCGCCATGATTTGGCCGAGAAATTTTACCTCGATCCTCTAAAATGTGTGAAATTTGAGCAGAGTAGCGATGGCTCGATCAAGTATCTTTTCGAGTTAAAAGACGGGCTAAAGATAGAGAGCGTTTTGCTGCCGATGAAAGAGGAGATCAGCGACGAAGATGGCAAGATCAGTCGCCATGCTCGTTACACTGTTTGTGTTAGTTCGCAGGTTGGCTGTAAAATGGGCTGTGCTTTTTGCCTAACAGCAAAGGGCGGACTTGTTAGAAATTTGACTGCTGGCGAGATCGTAGGGCAAATTTTATGGATAAAAAGAGAGAATAACATACCATACGAGAGGCGCATAAATGTCGTTTATATGGGTATGGGTGAGCCGCTTGATAACCTTGCTAACGTTAGTAAAGCGATCAAAATTTTAGCACTTAATGAGGGTCTAGCTATATCACCACGCCGTCAAACCGTTTCAACTAGCGGCCTTGGTAGTCAGATAAAAAAGCTTGGCGAGATGGACCTTGGGGTCTTACTGGCTATATCGCTACATGCTGTTACTAATGAGCTTAGAAGTCGTCTGATGCCGATAAATAAGGCTTATAATATCGAGGCAGTTATGGATGCTGTTAGAGGATTTCCTATCGATATGCGAAAGCGTGTGATGTTTGAATACCTTGTTATAAAAGACCTAAACGATAGTGTTAGCGATGCGAAAAAGCTGGTTAAACTGCTTCACGGTATCAAGGCTAAGGTAAATTTGATCTACTTTAACCCGCATGAAGGTAGTGAATTTGGACGACCTGAGCTTTCTAGCATGCTAAAATTTCAAGAATACCTAAGAGATCATGGCATCACTTGTACGATCAGACAGAGTAAAGGGCTTGATATAAGTGCGGCTTGCGGACAACTAAAACAACGAAATGAAAATCCTAAATTTAAAGCTAACGTTAGCGATAATAGTGCAACTAAAGTACATGAAAACTTTGCTAACGATGAAACTAACGTGAGTAAAAAATGA
- a CDS encoding purine-nucleoside phosphorylase, with amino-acid sequence MLVISAGKNEIFDFALPMGVGLVDMAINLTKFLQKRSCVGADEKSINLKNIDPHYLAKIEAKFANSSNPELQNLCQNLSKNPEPNLYQMPEKIVFVGSAGLYKDGEILQIYESSVGANIEISSIKNRSYSPIECEISSIVSRGTIKTNSSNFITTDKNLAHKMFEKGYFLENMEFFSILKVAQIFKIPAYGIFVATNFCDENAHADFIKNHAKAKELLTKYVKENM; translated from the coding sequence ATGTTAGTTATCTCAGCTGGTAAAAATGAAATTTTTGACTTTGCCTTGCCGATGGGGGTGGGGCTAGTCGATATGGCGATAAATTTGACAAAGTTTTTGCAAAAAAGATCATGTGTGGGAGCAGATGAAAAGAGTATAAATTTAAAGAATATTGACCCACATTATCTTGCAAAGATCGAGGCTAAATTTGCAAACTCATCAAACCCAGAGCTGCAAAATTTATGCCAAAATTTATCAAAAAATCCTGAGCCAAATTTATATCAGATGCCAGAAAAGATAGTTTTTGTTGGTTCAGCTGGTCTATATAAAGATGGTGAAATTTTGCAAATTTATGAAAGCTCGGTTGGGGCAAATATTGAAATTTCTAGTATAAAAAATAGATCTTATTCGCCTATCGAGTGTGAAATTTCTTCTATCGTTTCACGTGGAACTATCAAAACAAATTCATCAAATTTCATAACGACAGACAAAAATTTGGCTCATAAGATGTTTGAAAAGGGTTATTTTTTAGAAAATATGGAGTTTTTTTCTATTCTAAAAGTGGCTCAAATTTTTAAAATTCCAGCTTATGGAATTTTCGTAGCGACAAATTTTTGCGATGAAAATGCGCATGCTGATTTTATAAAAAATCACGCAAAAGCCAAAGAGCTACTAACAAAATATGTAAAGGAAAATATGTGA
- the hisF gene encoding imidazole glycerol phosphate synthase subunit HisF, with the protein MNHFAKRIIPCLDVKDGRVVKGVNFVGLVDAGDPVEIAKRYNDEGADELCFLDITASHLGRDTIVDVVKKVASKLFIPLTVGGGIRTIDDISRLLNAGCDKVSLNSSAIKDPNLIDEAAKKFGSQCVVVAIDAKKIENGYSVFINGGRIDTKKDAFAWAKEVESRGAGEILLTSMDNDGVKQGFSLELTKIFSALSIPTIASGGAGKMEHFKDAFEAGADACLAASIFHFGEIEIKKLKEYLKTNGVEVRL; encoded by the coding sequence TTGAATCATTTTGCAAAACGCATAATCCCATGCCTCGACGTAAAAGACGGCAGGGTCGTAAAAGGTGTAAATTTCGTAGGACTTGTCGATGCTGGAGACCCAGTCGAGATAGCTAAAAGATACAATGACGAAGGCGCTGACGAGCTTTGCTTTTTGGATATCACAGCTTCTCACCTTGGCCGTGATACGATAGTTGATGTGGTAAAAAAGGTCGCAAGCAAGCTTTTTATACCGCTAACCGTTGGCGGTGGCATACGCACGATCGACGACATCTCTCGCCTTTTAAATGCAGGCTGCGACAAGGTGAGTCTAAACTCATCGGCGATAAAAGATCCAAATTTGATCGACGAAGCGGCTAAGAAATTTGGCTCGCAGTGCGTCGTCGTAGCGATCGACGCCAAAAAGATCGAAAATGGTTATAGTGTTTTTATAAATGGCGGCAGGATCGATACGAAAAAAGATGCCTTTGCTTGGGCAAAAGAGGTCGAGTCGCGCGGAGCAGGGGAAATTTTGCTAACGTCTATGGATAATGACGGCGTCAAACAGGGCTTTAGCTTGGAGCTAACAAAGATCTTTAGTGCGCTTTCTATACCGACTATCGCAAGTGGGGGTGCAGGGAAAATGGAGCATTTTAAAGATGCTTTTGAGGCCGGGGCTGATGCGTGCCTTGCTGCTTCGATATTTCACTTTGGCGAGATCGAGATAAAAAAGCTAAAAGAGTATCTTAAGACAAACGGCGTTGAGGTTAGACTTTGA
- a CDS encoding DEAD/DEAH box helicase, producing the protein MSRANTLKYFLLSQYLEPKTLDEPKKTNSKFKKSMDLEIANFDEKFMQILRAFDRSLLKNGVEISIYGGIFETDLLALAISKLANVKFEKEQILDELRSEQTSFEKAFCYKLKLSGDLAFCKNEQSFALKDANLDDELSPFFTPNSTNELFIPTAPWAMMRLNHLKEISQSDFNKECEHIKDKISIHKEKMRLSNYVKAVHEEIKSSLKTPFCKDVIRLEVRIADPNFKENDALLNSFFIDDINLLIKFYESGRTHELTDQFLDEGGENKFERLDVRDELNQRAVRDFFKAERYPRSAFASDFALNFSQQMALNNIIEKFKDGNGGIYSVNGAPGTGKTTLLKDVMAEVVTLRAMKLAQMSRHDIFKPVYDSDEKALYFRLNDELQGYEMVVSSCNNGAVEILSKELSQLKSIGDYKDEIDYFKFIATRLLSADEKSKYGEKSFISKPAWGLFCVALGSKQNKSNFVFNAINGVKIEATHSQYDKIASEYGEFLEQDGFLMGFGKYLAVGEGVDDFDEAKEKFNLALHEVNLLFSEIRIKEEELKSLKSELADVDRRLESYNSAKQIEELLSPLESEFVSVSDELEYKKAEFSELTRVVSQNEALQEYLSTPEKPPFFLFQQIFKTEAFEKYNDEALKVGEINRQIAEQNLKASKQNGESKEKNEARLNELKSEIAELESRAAELGTKINLYKRLQSDFARRQKILGRSEELDIFLNGSFSESNEEMQKSMPFMMEFGIDQKFHKTKLFKARIELFKEALNLHKAAIFACKKAVRTNLRALSVIFNDEKMAEKNGLEAKHRREIIKGLFLLTPVVSSTFASFNNTFKDFLNGDIGMLLIDEAGQANLTNALGVLLRSKMAVVVGDPLQLEPVVTLPVSLNNAILSYCEAKEEFNLLKSSVQLRADKAQNIGTYIKGSGESIWVGSPLIVHRRCANPMFDISNETTYDDMMILGRSAASKFANTNVQTKWIDVRSEEWIGNYNKVEGEVVKELLAGELADEKNNIRIITPFKDVCRNLKGAGTIHTMQGKEADVIVFVLGGATKGARAWAASKPNLLNVALTRAKEVIYIVGNRENWASLPYFEVAARKIDKG; encoded by the coding sequence TTGAGTAGGGCAAATACCTTAAAATACTTTTTATTATCACAATATTTAGAGCCAAAAACCTTAGACGAACCAAAAAAGACAAATAGCAAATTTAAAAAATCAATGGACCTTGAGATCGCAAATTTCGATGAGAAATTTATGCAAATTTTAAGAGCGTTTGATAGGTCGCTTTTAAAAAATGGTGTGGAAATTTCGATTTATGGTGGCATTTTTGAGACTGACTTGCTTGCCCTTGCGATATCAAAGCTAGCAAATGTGAAATTTGAAAAAGAGCAAATTTTAGATGAGTTGCGCTCTGAGCAAACTAGCTTTGAAAAGGCATTTTGTTATAAGCTTAAGCTCTCTGGCGATCTAGCGTTTTGCAAAAATGAGCAAAGTTTTGCTTTAAAAGATGCAAATTTAGATGATGAGCTAAGCCCATTTTTCACGCCAAACTCAACAAATGAGCTCTTTATCCCAACGGCTCCATGGGCGATGATGCGCCTAAACCACCTAAAAGAGATCAGCCAAAGCGACTTTAACAAAGAGTGCGAGCACATCAAGGATAAAATTTCTATCCACAAAGAGAAAATGAGGCTTAGCAACTATGTAAAAGCGGTGCACGAGGAGATAAAAAGCTCGCTAAAGACACCGTTTTGTAAAGATGTAATCAGGCTTGAAGTAAGGATCGCTGATCCAAATTTTAAAGAGAACGACGCCCTTTTAAATAGCTTTTTTATAGATGATATAAATTTGCTTATCAAATTTTACGAGTCAGGCAGGACGCATGAGCTAACGGATCAGTTTTTAGACGAGGGCGGTGAGAATAAATTTGAGCGCCTTGACGTTAGAGACGAGCTAAATCAAAGGGCAGTTAGGGACTTTTTTAAGGCTGAGCGCTACCCAAGATCGGCCTTTGCAAGTGACTTTGCCTTAAATTTCTCACAGCAAATGGCGCTAAACAACATCATAGAGAAATTTAAAGATGGAAATGGTGGAATTTACAGCGTAAATGGCGCTCCAGGCACTGGAAAAACAACGCTTTTAAAGGACGTGATGGCTGAAGTGGTGACGCTTAGGGCGATGAAGCTCGCGCAAATGAGCAGGCACGATATTTTTAAGCCAGTCTATGACAGCGACGAAAAGGCACTTTATTTTAGGCTAAATGACGAGCTGCAGGGCTACGAGATGGTCGTTAGCTCTTGCAATAACGGCGCGGTTGAAATTTTGAGTAAGGAGCTAAGCCAGTTAAAAAGCATAGGGGATTATAAGGACGAGATTGATTATTTTAAATTTATAGCCACAAGGCTACTCTCGGCTGATGAAAAGAGCAAATATGGAGAGAAGTCCTTTATCTCAAAGCCAGCTTGGGGGCTATTTTGCGTGGCGCTTGGCTCAAAGCAAAACAAGTCAAATTTTGTTTTTAATGCAATTAATGGCGTAAAGATCGAGGCTACTCACAGCCAGTATGACAAGATCGCAAGCGAATACGGCGAGTTTTTGGAGCAAGATGGCTTTTTGATGGGGTTTGGTAAGTACCTTGCAGTTGGCGAAGGGGTTGATGATTTTGACGAGGCAAAGGAGAAATTTAACCTTGCGCTTCACGAGGTAAATTTACTTTTTAGTGAGATCAGGATCAAAGAAGAGGAGCTAAAGAGCCTAAAAAGTGAGCTAGCTGATGTCGATAGGAGGCTTGAGAGCTATAACTCAGCTAAGCAGATAGAGGAGCTTTTATCTCCGCTTGAGAGTGAATTTGTTAGCGTTAGTGACGAGCTTGAATATAAAAAGGCTGAATTTAGCGAGCTAACAAGAGTTGTTAGTCAAAATGAAGCGTTGCAGGAGTATCTAAGCACACCAGAAAAGCCACCATTTTTTCTTTTTCAGCAGATTTTTAAGACAGAGGCCTTTGAAAAGTATAACGACGAGGCGCTAAAGGTTGGTGAGATAAACCGCCAGATAGCCGAGCAGAATTTAAAAGCTAGCAAGCAAAATGGCGAGAGCAAAGAGAAAAACGAGGCAAGGCTAAATGAGCTAAAAAGCGAGATAGCAGAGCTTGAGAGTAGGGCAGCAGAGCTTGGCACTAAGATAAATCTCTACAAAAGGCTACAAAGTGACTTTGCTAGACGCCAAAAGATACTTGGCAGGAGCGAGGAGCTAGATATCTTTCTAAACGGCAGCTTTAGCGAGAGCAACGAAGAGATGCAAAAGAGTATGCCATTTATGATGGAATTTGGCATAGACCAGAAATTTCACAAGACAAAGCTTTTTAAGGCTAGGATAGAGCTTTTTAAAGAGGCGCTAAATTTGCACAAAGCTGCCATTTTTGCCTGCAAAAAGGCTGTTAGGACAAATTTACGTGCCCTTAGCGTTATCTTTAACGATGAAAAGATGGCTGAGAAAAACGGCTTAGAGGCAAAGCATAGACGTGAGATCATTAAAGGGCTCTTCTTGCTAACGCCTGTTGTTAGCTCGACTTTTGCTTCGTTTAATAACACCTTTAAAGACTTTTTAAATGGCGATATAGGCATGCTTTTGATAGACGAAGCAGGGCAGGCAAATTTAACTAACGCGTTAGGTGTCTTACTCCGCTCAAAGATGGCTGTGGTGGTTGGCGACCCGCTTCAGCTTGAGCCTGTCGTAACGCTACCAGTTAGTTTAAATAATGCGATCCTTAGCTACTGCGAGGCAAAAGAGGAATTTAACCTGCTTAAGTCCTCTGTGCAACTAAGGGCAGACAAGGCGCAGAATATCGGCACATATATAAAAGGTAGCGGCGAGAGTATCTGGGTCGGCTCGCCACTGATCGTGCATAGAAGGTGCGCTAACCCTATGTTTGATATCTCAAACGAGACCACATACGACGATATGATGATACTTGGCAGAAGCGCGGCTAGTAAATTTGCAAACACTAACGTGCAAACAAAGTGGATAGACGTTAGAAGTGAAGAGTGGATAGGCAACTACAACAAAGTCGAGGGCGAGGTGGTTAAAGAGCTCTTAGCAGGCGAGCTAGCTGATGAGAAAAATAACATTAGGATAATAACGCCATTTAAGGATGTTTGTAGAAATTTAAAAGGTGCTGGCACTATCCATACTATGCAGGGCAAAGAGGCTGATGTTATCGTCTTTGTGTTAGGTGGCGCGACAAAGGGCGCTAGAGCGTGGGCTGCTAGTAAGCCAAACCTGCTAAACGTGGCGCTAACAAGGGCAAAAGAGGTTATTTATATAGTTGGAAACCGAGAAAATTGGGCGAGTTTGCCCTACTTTGAGGTGGCAGCTAGAAAGATAGACAAAGGATAA
- the rsmA gene encoding 16S rRNA (adenine(1518)-N(6)/adenine(1519)-N(6))-dimethyltransferase RsmA: MIKAKKHFGQNFLQDKATLDKIIQAIPKDVENVVEIGPGLGDLTFRLLQIYKTTSFEIDCELFQILKVKFANDIQNGQLKLFCKDALEQWQQEGGLSSQNYFLVANLPYYVATKMILNAIDDEKCLGLIVMIQKEVALKFSAKSKDKEFSALSILASLQGRCELLFDVDAKLFNPPPKVTSSVIKLQKTKKIFGKDGIFKDAKQYEAFKAFLRAAFASPRKTLLKNLSTNFDKKALEEIFENLGLAQNLRPHELDVDSYLKVFERLKEDNERQKRRESCN; this comes from the coding sequence ATGATAAAGGCAAAAAAGCACTTTGGACAGAATTTTTTACAAGACAAAGCGACACTAGATAAGATCATCCAAGCGATACCCAAGGACGTAGAAAACGTCGTTGAGATTGGGCCTGGCTTAGGTGATTTGACATTTAGACTTTTGCAAATTTACAAGACGACCTCTTTTGAGATAGATTGTGAGCTGTTTCAAATTTTAAAGGTCAAATTTGCAAATGATATCCAAAATGGACAATTAAAACTTTTTTGTAAAGATGCTTTAGAGCAGTGGCAGCAAGAGGGCGGACTAAGTAGCCAGAACTACTTTTTGGTCGCAAATTTGCCCTATTACGTTGCTACGAAGATGATACTAAATGCGATAGATGACGAAAAATGCCTTGGGCTTATTGTGATGATACAAAAAGAGGTTGCTCTTAAATTTAGTGCAAAGAGCAAGGATAAAGAATTTAGTGCTTTATCGATCCTCGCTTCACTTCAAGGCAGGTGTGAGCTTTTGTTTGACGTGGATGCAAAGCTTTTTAATCCTCCTCCAAAGGTCACATCTTCGGTCATCAAACTACAAAAAACAAAAAAGATTTTTGGCAAAGACGGGATTTTCAAAGATGCAAAACAATACGAGGCTTTTAAAGCATTTTTAAGAGCTGCGTTTGCTTCGCCAAGAAAGACGCTTTTGAAAAATTTATCCACAAATTTTGACAAAAAGGCGTTAGAAGAAATTTTTGAAAACCTAGGCTTAGCTCAAAATTTACGTCCACACGAGCTAGATGTCGATTCTTATCTAAAAGTATTTGAAAGATTAAAGGAAGATAATGAACGACAAAAACGAAGAGAAAGTTGTAACTAA
- a CDS encoding ribonuclease J, whose product MNDKNEEKVVTNQSKNNKRRRFRPKNKPKQEGETTEQTSLASKRVIDNFFAAEQAENEAHAEPKSQNPRPKKPRNNKNQNKNGENNKPKEQKQQKEKPKQEPKTEVKSEAKEQKEKPKKAKKPKKNLPAKLNGNEQWQQDIASAMEANKATHELRLEPLKYLNSSEHKIRITPLGGLGEIGGNMTIFETETSAIIVDIGMSFPSESMHGVDILIPDFDYVRKIKDKIKGVIITHAHEDHIGAVPYFYKEFKFPIYATPLPLGMINNKFEEHGLKQERSLFRSVEKRKPYLIGDFEVEWIHITHSIIDASALAITTKAGTIIHTGDFKIDHTPIDGYPTDLGRLAYYGERGVLCLLSDSTNSYKEGFTKSESSVGKTFDAIFSKAKGRVIMSTFSSNIHRVYQAIEWGLKYNRKVCVIGRSMERNLYTAMELGYIKLDKKIFIDANEVGKFKDDEVLIVTTGSQGETMSALYRMATDEHKYIKIKPSDQIIISSKAIPGNENSVSTVLNFLLKSGASVAYQDFSEIHVSGHAAQEEQKLMLRLIKPKFFLPVHGEYNHIAKHKETAISCGVDERNIYLMSDGDQMEVCQKYLKRVKTVKTGKVFIDNQINKQIADDVVIDRQNLAEAGVVMIIAQISRHGAKLINKPRVISYGLVGDKQDAEFRKEMEGVLEQYLSNVKEELLKDSRLLESQVRQVIRKHIFRKVKKYPTIVPIIYLM is encoded by the coding sequence ATGAACGACAAAAACGAAGAGAAAGTTGTAACTAACCAAAGCAAAAACAACAAAAGACGAAGATTTAGACCAAAAAATAAGCCAAAACAAGAGGGCGAAACTACTGAGCAAACCTCACTAGCAAGCAAAAGAGTGATAGATAACTTCTTTGCAGCAGAGCAAGCTGAAAATGAAGCGCATGCCGAGCCAAAGAGTCAAAATCCTCGCCCAAAAAAGCCAAGAAACAATAAAAATCAAAACAAAAATGGCGAAAACAATAAGCCAAAAGAGCAAAAACAGCAAAAAGAAAAGCCAAAGCAAGAGCCAAAAACTGAAGTCAAAAGCGAGGCAAAAGAGCAAAAAGAGAAGCCAAAAAAGGCTAAAAAACCAAAGAAAAATTTACCCGCAAAGCTAAATGGCAACGAGCAATGGCAGCAAGACATCGCAAGCGCGATGGAGGCAAACAAAGCCACTCACGAGCTAAGACTTGAGCCACTAAAATATCTAAATTCAAGCGAGCATAAAATTCGCATAACTCCACTTGGCGGTCTTGGCGAGATCGGCGGCAATATGACGATATTTGAAACAGAAACCAGCGCCATCATCGTCGACATCGGTATGAGCTTTCCAAGCGAGAGCATGCACGGCGTGGATATCCTCATACCAGACTTTGACTACGTTCGCAAGATAAAAGATAAGATAAAAGGCGTCATCATCACTCACGCACACGAGGATCACATCGGCGCGGTGCCTTACTTTTATAAAGAGTTTAAATTTCCTATCTACGCCACACCGCTTCCACTTGGCATGATAAATAATAAATTTGAAGAGCACGGATTAAAACAAGAGCGTTCACTCTTTCGCTCGGTCGAGAAGAGAAAGCCATATCTCATAGGCGACTTTGAGGTCGAGTGGATACACATCACCCACTCTATCATCGATGCTTCTGCACTTGCGATCACGACAAAGGCTGGCACGATCATCCACACAGGCGACTTTAAAATCGACCACACACCGATAGATGGCTATCCAACAGACCTTGGCAGACTAGCGTATTATGGCGAGCGTGGCGTGCTTTGCCTATTAAGCGATAGCACAAACAGCTACAAAGAGGGCTTTACAAAGAGTGAAAGTAGCGTTGGCAAGACCTTTGACGCGATATTTTCAAAAGCAAAAGGCCGCGTCATAATGAGCACATTTAGCTCAAATATCCACCGCGTCTATCAAGCGATCGAATGGGGCTTAAAATACAACCGCAAAGTCTGTGTCATCGGCAGATCAATGGAGCGAAATTTATACACTGCGATGGAGCTAGGCTACATCAAACTTGATAAGAAAATTTTTATCGACGCAAACGAGGTTGGTAAATTTAAAGATGATGAGGTACTTATCGTCACTACTGGCAGCCAGGGCGAGACTATGAGCGCGCTTTACCGCATGGCGACAGACGAGCACAAATATATAAAGATAAAACCAAGCGATCAGATAATCATCAGCTCAAAAGCGATCCCAGGTAATGAAAACAGCGTCTCAACGGTGCTAAATTTCTTACTAAAATCAGGTGCGAGCGTCGCTTACCAAGACTTTAGCGAGATCCACGTCAGCGGCCACGCAGCACAAGAAGAGCAAAAGCTGATGCTTCGCCTCATAAAACCAAAATTTTTCTTGCCAGTGCATGGTGAGTATAACCACATCGCAAAGCACAAAGAGACAGCCATTAGCTGTGGTGTGGATGAGCGAAATATCTATCTAATGAGCGACGGTGATCAGATGGAGGTTTGTCAAAAATACCTAAAACGTGTAAAAACTGTAAAAACTGGCAAAGTCTTCATAGATAATCAAATAAATAAACAAATCGCAGACGACGTCGTGATCGACAGACAAAACCTAGCTGAAGCAGGCGTCGTCATGATAATCGCTCAAATTTCACGTCACGGCGCAAAACTCATCAACAAACCTCGCGTTATCAGCTACGGCCTTGTGGGCGACAAGCAAGACGCTGAGTTTAGAAAAGAGATGGAGGGCGTGCTGGAGCAATATCTAAGCAACGTCAAAGAGGAGCTTTTGAAAGATAGCAGACTACTCGAGTCACAAGTGCGCCAAGTGATCAGAAAGCACATATTTAGAAAGGTCAAAAAGTACCCAACTATCGTGCCGATCATCTATCTAATGTAA
- a CDS encoding KpsF/GutQ family sugar-phosphate isomerase translates to MQKANQIAAEVLEIEANELLRHAKSVELEDAVNLIYNAKGKVIVTGVGKSGHVGAKIAATLASTGTPSFFLHPTEAMHGDLGMIEKDDVLLAISFSGESDELIKILPHVKRFGVKIVAMARCKTSSLGKFSDAFIDINVEKEACPLNAAPTASTTLTLALGDALAVCLMQKRGFKKEDFANFHPGGSLGKRLFLKVKDVMRSENLPIVRWNASLKSAIDTMTHGKLGTVLIVDKDGVLDALLSDGDLRRALMREDFDLDEPAMKFATLHPKEIDNKEMLAVDALALIEKYKIQLLAVVENGVPVGVLHIHDLANLGL, encoded by the coding sequence ATGCAAAAAGCCAATCAAATCGCCGCTGAAGTCCTAGAGATAGAAGCAAATGAGCTTTTAAGACATGCTAAAAGCGTAGAGTTAGAAGATGCTGTAAATTTGATATATAACGCAAAGGGAAAAGTCATAGTCACAGGCGTAGGCAAGAGCGGTCATGTAGGTGCAAAGATCGCTGCCACGCTTGCAAGCACTGGCACGCCAAGCTTTTTCTTACACCCAACAGAGGCTATGCACGGCGACCTTGGCATGATAGAAAAGGACGATGTTTTGTTGGCCATTAGCTTTAGTGGCGAGAGCGATGAGCTTATCAAAATTTTGCCTCATGTAAAACGCTTTGGCGTGAAAATCGTCGCCATGGCAAGGTGCAAGACAAGCTCACTTGGTAAATTTAGCGATGCTTTTATAGATATAAATGTAGAGAAAGAGGCCTGCCCGCTAAATGCTGCCCCAACAGCATCAACCACGCTAACGTTAGCTCTTGGCGATGCGTTAGCTGTTTGTTTGATGCAAAAGCGCGGCTTTAAAAAAGAGGACTTTGCAAATTTTCATCCAGGTGGCAGCCTTGGCAAGAGGCTATTTTTAAAGGTAAAAGACGTGATGAGAAGCGAAAATTTACCGATAGTTCGCTGGAATGCAAGCCTAAAAAGTGCGATCGATACGATGACGCATGGCAAGCTTGGCACAGTTCTTATCGTTGATAAAGATGGCGTGTTAGACGCCCTTTTAAGTGACGGCGACCTTAGGCGTGCGCTTATGAGAGAGGACTTTGACTTAGACGAACCAGCGATGAAATTTGCAACACTGCATCCAAAAGAGATAGATAACAAAGAGATGTTAGCAGTAGATGCGTTAGCCCTCATAGAAAAGTATAAAATTCAGCTTCTAGCCGTCGTAGAAAATGGCGTGCCTGTAGGCGTTTTACACATCCACGACCTTGCAAATTTAGGACTATAA
- a CDS encoding pseudouridine synthase has protein sequence MEKTRLNKFISHNTNYSRREADELIKAGKVSIAGRVVSDLATSVDEDDKVRINGRLIKLKKEFTVIVYHKQKGELVSKKDDRGRKTIYDTLDKKFAKFVSVGRLDYASEGLLLLTDAPAIATALMNSDLEREYYLKVKGEVTKEVIEAMTNGFFAKDATKGAHAKTTIKSMEFKPFLAYKVFGSSGGYTKLKVIINEGQNRELRRFFGYFDLEVMDLKRVSFGRVSLDMLKPGKWRYFENSEYEDLRDFLKVNNVRY, from the coding sequence ATGGAAAAAACAAGACTAAATAAATTTATCTCACATAACACAAACTACTCACGCCGTGAGGCAGATGAGCTGATAAAAGCTGGCAAGGTTAGCATAGCAGGACGTGTGGTTAGCGACCTTGCTACAAGCGTGGATGAAGATGACAAAGTGCGCATAAACGGCCGTTTGATAAAGCTAAAAAAAGAATTTACTGTTATCGTTTATCACAAACAAAAGGGCGAGCTAGTTAGCAAAAAAGATGACCGCGGACGAAAGACGATATATGACACGTTAGATAAGAAATTTGCCAAATTTGTTAGCGTAGGGCGTTTAGACTACGCAAGCGAGGGGCTACTTTTACTAACTGATGCCCCAGCGATCGCCACAGCGCTAATGAATAGCGACTTAGAGCGCGAATACTACCTAAAAGTAAAAGGCGAGGTAACAAAAGAGGTGATAGAGGCGATGACAAATGGCTTTTTTGCCAAGGACGCCACCAAAGGCGCTCACGCAAAAACTACTATAAAATCAATGGAATTTAAGCCATTTCTAGCCTACAAAGTCTTTGGCTCAAGCGGTGGCTATACAAAACTAAAGGTCATCATCAATGAGGGTCAAAATAGGGAGCTTCGTCGCTTCTTTGGCTACTTTGATCTTGAAGTGATGGACCTAAAACGTGTTAGCTTTGGGCGTGTTAGCCTTGATATGCTAAAGCCTGGCAAATGGCGCTACTTCGAAAATAGCGAATACGAAGACCTAAGAGACTTTTTAAAAGTTAATAACGTTAGATACTAA